One Terriglobales bacterium genomic window carries:
- a CDS encoding pirin family protein has product MITVRPASERGHFDHGWLNTYHTFSFADYHDPKHTHFRALRVINEDTVQPGGGFGTHPHRDMEIITYILQGGLAHKDSMGNGSTIVPGDVQRMSAGTGVLHSEFNHSPDELVHLLQIWIFPDQHGLKPSYEQKSFSAGDKLNRLRLVASPEASDGSVTIHSDARVYGSVLEAGKSVKHELAKGRGAWVQVIRGEIEVNGKKLAAGDGASIENESMLAITGQSGSSEFLLFDLA; this is encoded by the coding sequence ATGATTACGGTTCGTCCCGCATCCGAACGCGGCCACTTCGACCATGGATGGCTGAACACCTATCACACCTTTTCTTTCGCCGATTATCACGACCCGAAACATACCCATTTTCGCGCCCTGCGCGTCATCAACGAAGACACGGTCCAGCCGGGCGGAGGTTTCGGCACCCACCCGCACCGCGACATGGAGATCATCACTTACATCCTACAAGGCGGGCTCGCCCACAAGGACAGCATGGGCAATGGCTCGACCATCGTTCCCGGCGATGTGCAGCGTATGAGCGCCGGCACTGGAGTCCTGCACAGCGAGTTCAACCACTCGCCCGACGAGTTGGTCCACCTGCTGCAGATCTGGATCTTTCCCGACCAGCACGGCCTCAAGCCCAGCTACGAACAGAAGAGCTTTTCGGCCGGAGACAAGCTGAACCGTCTGCGCCTGGTCGCGTCGCCGGAGGCCAGCGACGGCTCGGTCACCATCCACTCGGACGCCCGCGTGTACGGCTCTGTGCTCGAAGCCGGAAAGAGCGTGAAGCACGAACTGGCCAAGGGCCGCGGCGCGTGGGTGCAGGTCATCCGCGGCGAGATTGAGGTGAACGGCAAGAAACTTGCAGCCGGCGATGGCGCCAGCATCGAAAATGAAAGCATGCTGGCCATTACCGGACAATCAGGAAGCTCCGAGTTCCTGCTGTTCGACCTTGCCTAA
- a CDS encoding metal ABC transporter substrate-binding protein → MKRYLVISIAAVLIFGAPLAFAKKLNVVTSTTDLAALAQEVGGDRINIEAIAKGYQDPHFVEAKPSFLLKLRNADLLISVGLQLEIGWLPPLITQSGNPRVQVGAPGYLDASQFAEILEIPTGQVTRAMGDVHPLGNPHYWLNPDNGRRVAKGIAAKLGELDPQDSSYFQQRLADFEKRLTAAEKNWDDQMGPFRGRKVVTYHNSWTNFSKHFGLNVVGYIEPRPGIPPTPQHTLELIQMMKRDNVKLVLVEPYFDLKTPNSIGRETGAQVLVLLPSVGGEKGIDNYFKLFDYDIGLLTKAFNATK, encoded by the coding sequence ATGAAGCGTTATCTTGTAATTTCGATCGCGGCGGTCCTGATCTTCGGTGCTCCCCTGGCGTTCGCGAAAAAACTCAATGTGGTCACTTCGACCACCGATCTTGCCGCGCTGGCGCAGGAAGTCGGAGGCGACCGCATCAACATTGAAGCGATTGCCAAGGGTTACCAGGACCCGCACTTCGTGGAAGCGAAGCCGAGTTTTCTGTTGAAGCTGCGCAATGCCGACCTGCTGATCAGCGTCGGGCTGCAACTGGAAATCGGATGGCTGCCGCCGCTGATCACGCAAAGCGGCAATCCTCGCGTGCAAGTCGGCGCACCGGGCTACCTCGATGCGTCGCAGTTTGCCGAGATACTGGAAATTCCTACCGGCCAAGTCACACGCGCCATGGGCGACGTCCACCCACTCGGAAACCCGCACTACTGGCTCAATCCCGACAATGGCCGGCGTGTGGCGAAGGGGATCGCCGCCAAACTGGGCGAACTTGATCCCCAGGACAGTTCCTATTTCCAGCAGCGGCTGGCCGATTTCGAAAAGCGCCTTACCGCGGCCGAGAAAAACTGGGACGACCAGATGGGGCCATTTCGCGGGCGCAAGGTGGTCACCTATCACAACTCCTGGACGAACTTTTCCAAGCACTTCGGACTCAACGTGGTGGGATACATCGAGCCCCGCCCCGGCATTCCGCCGACGCCCCAGCACACGCTGGAACTGATCCAGATGATGAAGCGCGACAATGTTAAGTTAGTGCTGGTGGAACCCTACTTCGACCTGAAGACGCCGAACAGCATCGGCCGCGAAACCGGCGCGCAGGTGCTGGTGTTGCTGCCTTCCGTCGGCGGCGAAAAGGGAATCGACAACTATTTCAAGCTCTTCGATTACGATATCGGGTTATTGACCAAGGCGTTCAACGCGACAAAATAA
- a CDS encoding PilZ domain-containing protein, whose translation MPFTPDQERRKHNRLPLSFAFFVRGTNHEGKPFRELLTALNVSSGGMLALASPKFVPAGHVQIDLPVGGKGEEPRPTHRELWADVVRIEQRSRYKLVGLRFQRALV comes from the coding sequence GTGCCTTTCACTCCGGACCAAGAGCGTCGCAAGCACAACCGCCTTCCGCTTTCTTTTGCGTTTTTCGTGCGTGGCACCAATCACGAGGGAAAGCCCTTCCGGGAGCTGCTCACCGCGCTCAATGTAAGCTCCGGGGGAATGCTGGCGCTGGCGTCGCCCAAATTTGTTCCTGCAGGCCATGTCCAGATCGATCTTCCCGTCGGCGGCAAGGGCGAGGAACCTCGGCCGACCCATCGCGAACTATGGGCCGACGTGGTGCGCATCGAGCAGCGCTCCCGCTATAAGCTGGTGGGACTGAGGTTTCAACGCGCGCTCGTTTGA
- a CDS encoding metal ABC transporter permease gives MLILSFLILPFLASLILTGIHAYLGVHVVERGVIFVDLALAQIAALGATIAILAGMDPHGGGAYWISLAFTFLGAGIFALVRAHRGRIPLEAFIGITYAVASAAAILAMSKATGETEHLKDMLVGNILAVSRPEVIKTAVLYGAIGLFHYIFRRKFLLISTDPKLAEQSGISIGLWDFLFYASFGFVVTSSVAIAGVLLVFCYLVVPSVGAMLFADRIGPRLAIGWTMGTLVSALGCYFSVWMDLPTGATIVCTFGGVLLLMFLARTFFWRRVPLPVRERETVYQERR, from the coding sequence ATGTTGATTCTCTCGTTCCTGATTTTGCCATTTCTTGCCAGCCTGATCTTGACCGGCATTCACGCCTACCTTGGGGTGCATGTTGTCGAGCGCGGAGTCATCTTCGTGGACCTGGCGCTGGCGCAGATTGCCGCGCTGGGCGCCACCATCGCAATCCTGGCCGGCATGGATCCGCACGGCGGCGGGGCCTATTGGATCAGTCTCGCCTTCACGTTCCTCGGCGCCGGCATCTTCGCACTGGTGCGCGCACACCGCGGACGCATTCCGCTGGAAGCTTTCATCGGCATCACTTACGCCGTGGCTTCCGCCGCCGCCATTCTCGCGATGAGCAAAGCGACCGGAGAAACAGAGCACCTCAAGGACATGCTGGTGGGCAACATTCTCGCCGTTTCGCGTCCGGAGGTCATCAAGACCGCCGTACTTTACGGCGCCATCGGGCTTTTTCATTACATCTTCCGGCGCAAGTTCCTGCTCATCTCCACCGACCCGAAATTGGCGGAGCAGTCCGGCATTTCGATCGGGCTGTGGGATTTTCTTTTTTACGCATCATTCGGATTTGTCGTCACCTCTTCGGTCGCCATCGCCGGTGTGCTGCTCGTCTTTTGTTATCTGGTGGTGCCCTCGGTTGGCGCCATGCTTTTTGCCGACCGCATCGGCCCGCGCCTGGCCATCGGTTGGACCATGGGCACGCTGGTTTCGGCGCTTGGTTGTTACTTCTCTGTCTGGATGGACCTGCCGACGGGCGCGACGATCGTATGCACGTTCGGCGGCGTGCTGCTGCTGATGTTCCTGGCGCGCACGTTCTTTTGGCGTCGCGTGCCCCTGCCGGTGCGTGAGCGAGAAACCGTGTACCAGGAGAGAAGGTAA
- a CDS encoding trypsin-like peptidase domain-containing protein, giving the protein MPAVVHITVTSRLRRAGAEVERAAGSGSGFIFTPDGLILTNSHVVHGASRIEVQVSDGRHMPAVLIGDDPGTDLAVVRVEGTGLPFVTLGNSKRLQVGQLVIAIGSPFGFQHTVTAGVVSGLGRTLRSRSGRLISDVLQTDAALNPGNSGGPLVNSRGEVVGVNTATILPAQGICFAIGINTAQYVAARLIRDGRIRRAYIGVVGQTVPLARKLRLFHNVEQESAILVQSVENGSPAERAGVRAGDLLLSFAGGVLAGIDDLQRELSDERIERAADLLILRGVERVQAKITPEEYRNE; this is encoded by the coding sequence GTGCCGGCGGTCGTGCACATTACGGTGACGTCGAGGCTGCGACGGGCCGGCGCGGAGGTGGAACGCGCTGCCGGTTCGGGTTCCGGTTTCATCTTTACTCCCGACGGCCTGATCCTGACCAATAGCCATGTGGTTCACGGCGCCTCCCGCATTGAAGTACAGGTTTCCGACGGCCGGCACATGCCCGCGGTCCTGATCGGCGATGATCCCGGGACCGACCTTGCCGTGGTCCGCGTCGAAGGCACGGGGCTCCCGTTCGTGACCCTGGGAAATTCCAAGCGCCTGCAGGTCGGCCAGTTGGTGATCGCCATTGGCAGCCCTTTCGGCTTTCAACACACCGTAACGGCCGGAGTGGTAAGCGGCCTTGGACGCACTCTGCGCTCGCGTTCCGGACGGCTGATCTCCGACGTTTTGCAAACCGACGCTGCGCTCAACCCCGGTAACTCCGGGGGACCGCTGGTCAACTCACGCGGCGAAGTAGTCGGCGTGAATACGGCGACCATATTGCCGGCGCAGGGAATCTGCTTCGCCATCGGCATCAACACCGCGCAGTACGTGGCGGCGCGATTGATCCGCGATGGCCGCATCCGGCGCGCCTACATCGGCGTCGTCGGCCAGACGGTGCCGCTGGCGCGCAAACTCAGGCTGTTTCACAATGTCGAGCAGGAATCGGCCATCCTGGTGCAGTCGGTGGAAAACGGGAGCCCCGCGGAGCGCGCCGGAGTGCGCGCCGGAGACCTGCTGCTCAGCTTCGCCGGGGGCGTGCTCGCCGGCATTGACGACCTGCAGCGCGAACTTAGCGATGAACGTATTGAGCGCGCCGCGGATCTGCTGATCCTGCGCGGCGTGGAGCGTGTGCAGGCGAAGATTACGCCGGAAGAATATCGAAACGAGTAG
- a CDS encoding alpha/beta fold hydrolase, producing the protein MSSQASDRDRFVPRRWLRGGHAQTLAGHFLPRRNLLPPPERRLFSVEEGVQVRCECHWQRERGEATTAVIVHGLEGSSDSNYVIGTGSKAWAAGMNVVRMNVRSCGGTEQLAPTLYHSGISSDVGAVVNELISADQLSRVAVAGFSMGGNMVLKLAGEWGSGPPREVKAFAAVCPGIDLAASAAELHRWSNRIYEWRFLVSLWRSIGRKARLFPGVYRRPGWRALRSIRDFDDEVTARYCGFSGAEDYYRRASASPLVPRIAVPTLVIHAKDDPFIRILPETRTALEENTKVHFVETEHGGHCAFVGDDNGDDGRWAERQIVEFFAKA; encoded by the coding sequence ATGTCATCCCAGGCCAGCGATCGCGACCGATTTGTGCCACGGCGCTGGCTGCGGGGCGGACATGCGCAGACGCTCGCCGGGCATTTTTTGCCGCGGCGAAACCTGCTGCCTCCACCCGAGCGTCGCCTGTTCTCCGTGGAAGAGGGCGTGCAGGTGCGCTGCGAGTGCCACTGGCAGCGGGAGCGTGGTGAGGCGACAACCGCCGTCATCGTGCATGGCCTGGAAGGATCGAGCGATTCGAATTACGTGATCGGCACCGGAAGCAAGGCATGGGCGGCGGGCATGAACGTGGTGCGGATGAACGTGCGCAGTTGCGGAGGCACCGAACAGCTTGCGCCGACCCTGTATCACTCGGGCATTTCCAGTGACGTGGGAGCGGTGGTGAACGAGCTGATTTCCGCAGACCAACTGTCGCGCGTCGCCGTTGCCGGGTTTTCCATGGGCGGCAACATGGTGCTGAAATTGGCCGGGGAGTGGGGCAGCGGCCCGCCACGCGAGGTGAAGGCCTTCGCCGCGGTTTGTCCGGGAATCGATTTGGCGGCGAGCGCGGCGGAACTGCACCGATGGTCCAACAGGATCTACGAGTGGCGTTTCCTGGTGTCGCTGTGGCGGAGCATCGGGCGCAAGGCGCGGCTGTTTCCGGGCGTGTATCGGCGTCCGGGCTGGCGCGCGTTACGCAGCATCCGTGACTTCGATGATGAGGTAACGGCACGCTACTGCGGTTTTTCGGGCGCGGAAGATTACTACCGCCGCGCCAGCGCATCTCCGCTGGTGCCCCGGATAGCGGTGCCGACGCTGGTGATCCACGCCAAGGATGACCCGTTTATCCGCATTCTTCCCGAGACGCGAACCGCGCTGGAAGAGAATACGAAGGTGCATTTCGTCGAGACCGAGCACGGCGGCCACTGTGCGTTCGTGGGCGACGACAATGGCGACGACGGACGTTGGGCGGAGCGGCAAATCGTCGAGTTCTTCGCGAAAGCCTGA
- a CDS encoding MarR family transcriptional regulator, which produces MKHFHGTARQERALNVYVKLLRAADTVDSLLMSQVESAGLTPSQFGVLEALYHIGSLCLGELARKILKTSGNLTMVVRNLERRGLVTRTRQAADKRYYLVAITAKGRRLIAQLFPKHLERMVDLMSALTPSEQETLAALARKLGTTVAADRNGDQKR; this is translated from the coding sequence ATGAAACACTTTCATGGCACCGCCCGGCAGGAACGCGCGCTCAACGTTTACGTCAAGCTGCTGCGGGCCGCCGACACAGTGGATTCCTTGCTCATGTCGCAAGTGGAGTCTGCGGGACTGACTCCCAGCCAGTTCGGCGTGCTGGAAGCGCTTTACCACATCGGTTCGCTGTGTCTCGGCGAGTTGGCGCGCAAGATCCTGAAAACCAGCGGCAACCTGACCATGGTAGTCAGAAACCTGGAAAGGCGGGGGCTGGTGACGCGCACCCGCCAGGCCGCCGACAAGCGCTATTACCTGGTTGCAATTACTGCGAAGGGAAGGAGGCTTATCGCGCAGCTGTTCCCCAAGCATCTGGAGCGGATGGTGGACTTGATGTCGGCGCTCACTCCGTCCGAGCAGGAGACACTTGCAGCGCTGGCTCGCAAACTCGGAACGACCGTCGCCGCGGATCGCAATGGCGACCAGAAGCGCTGA
- a CDS encoding zinc ribbon domain-containing protein — translation MPIFEYICKDCKKPFEALIIGSRRPECPGCHGQNLAQQISVFSVGAPRSYTSGNAAPACGAGAST, via the coding sequence ATGCCCATATTTGAGTACATCTGCAAGGACTGCAAGAAGCCGTTCGAGGCGCTGATCATTGGCTCGCGGCGGCCGGAATGTCCCGGTTGTCACGGCCAGAACCTGGCGCAACAGATTTCCGTGTTCTCCGTCGGCGCACCCCGCAGCTACACCAGCGGCAATGCCGCCCCCGCCTGCGGAGCCGGCGCTTCTACTTGA